atgtgttttttttccgcaaTTCAACACAATTCATATGTTTGAAGATTACATGtggtttaattttattttttaacccaaaTTGAAGAATCTTATATTCTTTTGGATTAAAGTAATACATTGGAGTGATGCCAGTGTTTAGGCACAGTGGATGTAAGCCCTTTTGAAACAAAGACTTTTGCTTGCACGTGTGCTCCTGACAGGCTTGGAAGAGATGGTGCACGCACATCCTGTCAGCTCTCAGGTTGGTCACATGCTCGTCCATTGTCACTGTCACATGCAGCCCGAGGGAAATCATCGACATGAGTTTTTGTATCATTGTCCCGCAGTTATCTCCACTCATGTGATCCCCCCATCATCCACGGCAATCTGACCTGTGACACCATCTTCATTCAGCACAATGGTCTAATCAAGATCGGCTCAGgtattttcacccccccccccccccaaaaaaaaatactaatttcatactctttgtttttaaaccaaGTGACACGTAATTTTCAATACTTCAGATAAAGAGACTCCTTCACATTGATTGCCACTGCATATTTATGTAATGTGGTTATAAAATCTATTTTCAAACCGGGTACACAAACCATGTGTTTTACTTCAAAGACTTCGTTGCTACCACTGTatgtgcattttctccccaaCTCTGTAAAAAGTTAACGTTATTCTTAAACTTCTCAAGTGGCACAAACACACTCTTATTTTCGCTCGCTTGCGGACTCATGAATACATCTTTAAAATTTCATCTTCTCCTTCAGTTGCTCCGGACATCATCAACAGCCATGTGAAGACGTACCACGAAGAACAGAAGAACTTGCATTTCTTTGCCCCGGAATATGGAAGTAAGAGAAGACTAAaactgcatgtaaaaaaaaaaaaaataataataataataaaaaccagCACATCAAAAGAACACTGCTGTTATTTATAAACACCACTCAAACGAAATAAAGGACAAATATTTCCTACAGTTCtgacaataaaaatagaatGAGGGCTGAAACTcgtgattattttaatttttttaaattaatatatgAATcagatttttaaacaaaagtttttaaatttctattattttcctgaaaaataggacagaatttcaaattgacagtgcagAAAAAGCACTAACATAAACTGATTCTTTGGTTTGGGCTGTAACATGTCAGACaatgtgaaattattttctatactaaaatatttttgcaaatgcCTTATATTGATGAATCACAAAGCTAATCAGTTGGGTCTcttattattgtaattattattattttgtgctTGATTGTTATCTGAAGTATAACTATTAATATTTACTGGTGAGAGCCTGAAATCTGAGGAGTTTGACAAGGTTAAGTTAAATAAGGTCTCTAAATGATTGATTACCAAAACCCCTTATTAAATAATTTGATCACACTACAGTTGTTGTTTATTAATCATTGGACCTCTAAATAGAATAGCTTTTCTTCTCATTATAGTGTATCGCTGGCTTCTGTTTAAAAGGCAAATAAATtacgtgatttatttttttcacctctgACATGATCATTTTGTGCTTTCTGTGTGAGAGGCGATTTGCCAAATTTCTGCCTAACTCCACAAGGAAAAGAAGGTACAACTTTTTGGGGGTATGCGTTTTAAAGTCCCTCAGGAGGAAGTTCAACTCATACTCTGGTGTATGCAGTATTTGTGTTGCATATGATGAAGAGAAGCAGACAACTGACATGCAGACATGCAAGAAAGAAATGTCAGGCAGACAAGGGCGCCTAAACAGTGCAGAACCTCTTGAGTTGTTGCCTTGCCCAAGGGCAACCTGACATTTGTCAAGAAGCAGACGCTCATTTCTCCAACAACTCTTTGCCATTTTACATTTCGatagtaagactcaaaactaAACTCCCATTTCCAAAGTCCAAGTTCCTCCAGATGAGTTAGTACAGCCCCAAAtggtgacagaaaaaaattaatttcctgTCGTTGTGACAACGTCTGGGCAATTCTTCCATCTCCTGGAGATGCTTGCCTTGTGGTGGATCTTTTtgtcttattattttttcttttcttccttgaTGTCTCTGCAGCTGTCACTGACATGAGCACAGCTGTAGACATCTACTCGTTTGGCATGTGTGCCCTCGAGGTGCTGAAGTAACCCACAAACAGAATGCAAAATGAGGCATCCTCAAGGCCAACACAATATGTTAACACGCTATGCGTGCATTGCAGATGGCGCTTTTGGAGATCCATGGAAATGGCGAGTCTTCATTTGTGTCTGAGGACGCCGTCAATATTGCTATAGAGCTGCTGGAGGACCCACTACAGAGGGTGAGGCCTTAACACTTGACACATGAACGTTCTATAACATTTTGCGTTTGTTCTAGCTAGCTAAgatatgaaaatatatgttcagcCTGGTTTCAAAAAGATGTACCGAACAGGCCCATTGAAGTCACTCAGCAGCAATAACAGAGTTTACTTCATTTTTCTTATCTTTTTCATAAATTTGGTatggcttctgatttcaaaataacCATCTTGTCagcatgaaatgaaaataatcagaTGAAGGGAGATTATATAAAAAATGCACTGAGATGTGGACAGCATGGGGAAATAGTggctagcacatctgccttacagttctggggTGCTTGATGTGAATCTCTGCTGCAGCCTTCCTGTTGCTGAGTTTTCTACAGGTACCCTGACTTCtgcccacattcccaaaacatacacAGAAGGCAACAGAAgtcactaaattgtccataggcaTGAAATTGAATGAGTGGTTGTTTGCTTTCTgggaccctaatgaggacaagcgtcGTAGTAAATGCATACATGgttgaatgaatggatgttacAATTTGGATTTAGCATTGGCTCTGGAGAAGTTAACAAGCAGCATCTAGCATGGCAAGCTTTGCTGATCAGGACTtgagtttatttgtatagcgctaAATCACTATAAAGAGTCTCAAATGGCTTCACAGGCCGATGGTTGACAAAAATCAAGGACATCCCCTGAGCTGACACATtcagagagaaaacaaaatcaatccTACATTTAGAGCAAGTTGCACTTTCCTCCCTAGGAAATGAAGGGTGACAAAAATCTTTAGCAGATTTTGTGTTGTGTGCCTTTTAGGGCCTAATTCAGAAGTGCCTGGATTGCGACCCATGCACGCGACCCACCGCCCGAGAGCTGCTCTTTAACAAGGCTCTGTTTGAAGTGCCACTACTGAAGCTGCTGGCTGCTCACTGTATTGTCAGCCATCAATGTGAGCCCGAGACACACGGGACTGTATGGTGTTTTGTTGTCCTAATAAGAAAACAACATTTAGAATCTGGCTTATGCCCAAGCAGCTGCAGATATTAGCTTTTTTGTGTCATATTTCAGGCCCCACCTGataaatatttgcagaaaaagaGGTATTGCGGCTTGATTGTTGATGGTTTCCAATTGTCTAGACATGATCCCAGAGAACGCCCTGGAGGAGATAACCAAAAACTTGGACCCTGATCTCGTTATCGCTGACAAGAAAGATGTTGTTCAGCTCAAGTAAGAACACCAGCTCATGATCTTTATCagtggctgtaaaaaaaaaacaacaatggcaaTGCTTTAATGGGAGATATTCTGATATTTATGTGCTAAAACCTTTGAAAAAACAGATTCTTTATCTATCTCtgtgttttctttatttcctcTAGACTCTCACAATTTCCCGCCTTGGAGCTTGATAAGTTCTTGGAGGATGTGCGGTAAGAAGCAAAGTCTTTTTGTGATGACAATGTCCTTACTGCTTGAATAAGATGATCTTGTTCAAGCGTTCACTTACAAACGATGACCGTGTCTTGTTTCCTCGCTAGGGGGCAGTAGTGATCCGTTTTTGTGCAATTGTCCTTTTTCATCTCAAATGGTGTTGTAACTAATTCACACATTAATAAAggcacatctcaataaatttgaaTGGTGTCAAACGCTTAATTTAGATCCATAGtttaattcaaaaagtgaaactcataaAGGTGCACACAACACTCAGGGTGAAAtatctggtgtttttttttttaaatatatactgtatgtataatttTGTTTAGAGATAGCTTATAGTCAATGAAAACCCCAAATTCTGGATTTCTAGAAACTGATCCATGACAAACAAGAAATAGAGTTATGCTTTATGTATGAAATTTGCCCTCTCAATAGTATTTTCCCAAGTGTTTAATGAATCTAATATTTCAGTACagaaataaattgatttttttacccTATTCAAACATATTGAGATATACCTGTAAGCTTCACCGAGCTACACtcagttcattttcatttccatttctatGTGGCTTATAAGGGAGATACTACGTTGTCATTCTTCTACATTGTCAAAGTCTTTCAAAGGCCATCTCTGTACCCATCTCCCTCGCTCAGAAACGGGATTTATCCCCTAACGGCGTTCGGCCTTGCTTCGCCGAAGCAGCCCCAGGAGGAGAGCGGTAAAGCTCCCGTTGTCGTTCCTTTGGTGAAGCCCCCCACACCCGAGCCTGCAGAGCTGGAGACACGCCGGGTGTGTGTGACGCAGCGCATATTTCTGGATGTGATGGTGGGAGTGGGCATTAGAAGCAAATGTGATTCACCTTTCTGTCTCCTCCTTCAGGTCATTCATATGCAGTGCAATGTTGAGCTTAATGAGGAGGGGCCCAAATATCATGTAAGTCCAAATGCATTTACACAATCTCTTTCATGAATGATGCAATATGCATGGAGTTGGCAATGCATTTTCTCCGAATCAAAAAGTGTAAAGGTTGTTTTGTTCTCCATACAAAAAGAGCATCTGATAATATTCTGCTTTtgaatgttgcatctttttttttattagctgaCATTGCTGCTGAAGCTGGAGGACAAACTGAACAGACATCTAAGCTGTGACATGTTACCTCGTAAGTTGAACACACAAAGTAAAAGACGCCTTGGATGTAAATAGAAGCTAAAATAATGAGTGTTTGTGTTATAGTGGTTAGTTATGACACCATTGCTTGTTACAATTGTGctctcacatttttttcccgctCAGTGTTAATATTAAGGACGTTTCCATATCTGGGCGCTGAGGCATGTGCGAAAGCGAGCGTGAGATGCCTGACAGAGCGCGGTAACTTCATTTCAGCAGACTGCCTCCTCGAGCCTTGCGCTTTACTTTTCAGGAGATAGCAGGGCGGGATTATTTTAGTTCTTGAACCCAGGGTttggttttgttattttttttttctttttgcccaaATCGAACCCATCTGTTTAAGTTCATTGTGTGGTAAAAGCAAAGCTTCCAATGCAATCCCCCACATTTCCATCTGTGCCTTTCTGGTTGTGTTCATGTGACAAATGGAATGCAAATGACAGAATAATGTCTAACCTGGCAGTTTTAATGGTCAGAATAATAAATGTCAGCGCGCACACAGGTATGTGTGGCACGTGTAGCGTTACAACTAGTGTGAGTGTCGACTGCAGCTGACAGCTGTCGCCTCTTGTGTCAAAATCGGTCCGTCTCTTCATGGCTCGCAGTTTCCTGTGTGTCACTGACACACTTGGACACTTAATCTCCTCGTCGCTTTCTCGCATAGTCTTGCTTTCTCACATTACCCGAGAGCCATACACTGTAGCTATGGTTTTGGCTTAACCCAAGTGTTGTTCAACATTCTCGGGACACTCTACAAGATGGTAGAAATGCACTCCAGGCTGATCACGGGGTCTTGAAATCGTTGAAATTACTATCAAAATGTAAAAGATTTGAGAAGTATAGTAATAAATTGCAATAAAATTGATGTTAAAATCAAGCAAATTACTATGTAATTGAGTGTTTGGAGTATTTGTTTAGTGCATTCTAATATTAGAAAACTATTATAAATGTTTTGTAGTTTGTTTGTGAGATGTGCATATAGAAATTCTCATTACTAAAGATAAGTACTAGTTTCCCCCTTTGCTTTTGTAAAATTACATAAACAGTATTTATTGGAAAATGTGTATGATGCGACAAATCAAGAGTGTAGAGTGTAGAGATTTtaggttttgggtttttttttttgtcttttgttttttttaaccgattcATGGGCAGggaggcaatttttttgccttattgagataaacgtcttctaacaggccacaatcaaggaaatacttctttttcatttatggttaagttatatgataactttactaatttataatctcatcccaaaaatctaactcctaactttgaccaatgagttatcctctcctgataccaaattatggcttcagattaaaacacctaaatattttgatatactgaaggatataatgcgtgaaaatcgtgATGTTGCAAAAATGagacgctgcccatgaatgtAAGCAGCATCCGAGCAGGAATTTTGGACATACTGTTTTCTAGTTGGGTGAAAGTGAAGTACAGTACTAACATGTTTACTCACTGTCGGTTTGGGTTACAGATGAAAATGTTGACGATTTGGCTGGAGAGTTGGTACAACTGGGCTTCATCTGTGAGGTATGTGAACTGTATGAGTGTGGGGGTGCTCCTGTGAGGGGGGAAAAGACTGCTGAATCTGCTTGCTGCATGCTCTGTTCTATATGCACAATTGCTATTGCATATATGAACACACCCTTGGGTCACCCAGTCAGAGTGCATGGACTCAGTGTCCATATTTTCACATCGCAGTGCATTTTGGTAAGTTATGTTGAGATGGATCGGTAGCGACGCGACCAAAATTTTGGCCGAGTGTGATAAAGAGGTTTAAAAGGTGGTTCTAGACTTTCAtgcattgattgattgacataGAATAATCAGGAATGGAATAGatagccgcctgtgtggagtttgcatgttctccccggtttcctcccacatcccaaaaacatgcaacattaattggacattctcaattgcccctcggtgtgattatcattccgactgtttgtctcgatgtggcctgcgattggctggcattcaGTGGAGAGTGTacttcgcctcctgcccgttgacagctgggatacgctccagcactcccgggcgacccttgtgaggataagcgactaagaaaatggatggatggatggatggatggatggatggaatggagaGCACACAAACTATACCATTTCTCAAATGGAACACTTCTTCTTGTAATAAACGGACACGAAATGGTGAATCGCCTCAATAGTTGCCTCTTAAGTTAATGGGAGTATTATGGCCACACCGAAAAGAAAAAATTTGggggaaatgttttgttttgttttttaaactggcaaaatttgcttttttcaagaaaataaattttataagtcctgattttattttaaaaaaaggtgtaaATTGTATTATTGTGAAAACAAAACCGTTTCTTTAcgggctttctttttttttatcaataaacGGCAATTTTGCGATGTGAAGAGAATAATGTAGTTTATTGATCACAATATTACGGGCTGGAATTAATTTTATGAACCTCATCCATCCACGTTTTAATGCAGTcaggcattatttttttatttctttcatttttttataacgATGATTCATGTGTTCTCTCCACAGATGGACCAACGCAAAATAGCTTCACTCCTTCAAGAAAGCTTCAGTCAAGCTAATAACCAGCACCAGGTGCTTCAAAACAAGTCTGTTACATTTACCCCTTAAAAGCACTCAAAAtgctggattttccttttttgttgtcgtttttttttttttttttttataaataaggAGTCTTAAGATTGAAAT
The DNA window shown above is from Syngnathoides biaculeatus isolate LvHL_M chromosome 3, ASM1980259v1, whole genome shotgun sequence and carries:
- the LOC133498031 gene encoding nuclear receptor-binding protein-like isoform X2, whose amino-acid sequence is MAAQPEESGAVLAEADWKGPPAPEAGKSESAPAGGHVTCNAHQVPTGAPAQAPAPATTEDEEESEDESDILEESPCGRWQKRREEVNQRNVPGIDTAYLAMDTEEGVEVVWNEVMFSERKNFKLLEEKVEAVFDNLIHLEHANIVKFHKYWIDAKENRARVIFITEYMSSGSLKQFLKKTKKNHKAMNEKAWKRWCTHILSALSYLHSCDPPIIHGNLTCDTIFIQHNGLIKIGSVAPDIINSHVKTYHEEQKNLHFFAPEYGTVTDMSTAVDIYSFGMCALEMALLEIHGNGESSFVSEDAVNIAIELLEDPLQRGLIQKCLDCDPCTRPTARELLFNKALFEVPLLKLLAAHCIVSHQYMIPENALEEITKNLDPDLVIADKKDVVQLKLSQFPALELDKFLEDVRNGIYPLTAFGLASPKQPQEESGKAPVVVPLVKPPTPEPAELETRRVIHMQCNVELNEEGPKYHLTLLLKLEDKLNRHLSCDMLPHENVDDLAGELVQLGFICEMDQRKIASLLQESFSQANNQHQVLQNKSVTFTP
- the LOC133498031 gene encoding nuclear receptor-binding protein-like isoform X1, whose product is MAAQPEESGAVLAEADWKGPPAPEAGKSESAPAGGHVTCNAHQVPTGAPAQAPAPATTEDEEESEDESDILEESPCGRWQKRREEVNQRNVPGIDTAYLAMDTEEGVEVVWNEVMFSERKNFKLLEEKVEAVFDNLIHLEHANIVKFHKYWIDAKENRARVIFITEYMSSGSLKQFLKKTKKNHKAMNEKAWKRWCTHILSALSYLHSCDPPIIHGNLTCDTIFIQHNGLIKIGSVAPDIINSHVKTYHEEQKNLHFFAPEYGTVTDMSTAVDIYSFGMCALEMALLEIHGNGESSFVSEDAVNIAIELLEDPLQRGLIQKCLDCDPCTRPTARELLFNKALFEVPLLKLLAAHCIVSHQYMIPENALEEITKNLDPDLVIADKKDVVQLKLSQFPALELDKFLEDVRNGIYPLTAFGLASPKQPQEESGKAPVVVPLVKPPTPEPAELETRRVCVTQRIFLDVMVGVGIRSKCDSPFCLLLQVIHMQCNVELNEEGPKYHLTLLLKLEDKLNRHLSCDMLPHENVDDLAGELVQLGFICEMDQRKIASLLQESFSQANNQHQVLQNKSVTFTP